A stretch of Leptospira terpstrae serovar Hualin str. LT 11-33 = ATCC 700639 DNA encodes these proteins:
- a CDS encoding high-potential iron-sulfur protein codes for MSKSSRKTFLTKSLYLVTSLIFIERGLGFSSEVTAENKPSGTIPEGLSPVSESDPTAKALGFHQDAKHTDFTLNPERKEPSAKNQFCKHCAQYTKLNDAWGKCNIISAGVVSSLGWCSAWSQKM; via the coding sequence ATGTCCAAATCTTCGCGTAAAACTTTTTTAACCAAGTCATTGTATTTGGTAACCTCTCTTATTTTTATTGAGAGAGGTTTGGGTTTTTCCTCGGAAGTTACGGCAGAAAACAAACCCTCTGGAACCATTCCAGAGGGACTTAGTCCCGTCTCCGAGTCAGATCCGACTGCCAAGGCATTAGGTTTCCACCAGGACGCAAAACATACAGACTTTACTCTAAATCCAGAAAGAAAAGAACCCTCTGCCAAAAATCAATTTTGTAAACATTGTGCACAGTATACAAAATTGAACGATGCCTGGGGAAAGTGTAATATCATCAGTGCAGGAGTTGTCTCTTCTCTTGGATGGTGTTCCGCTTGGTCACAGAAAATGTAA
- a CDS encoding Lcl domain-containing protein, translated as MKHRFGLSYRNRSFFCILFLIFFVNCKNPDLENLCDPNENAYFETILFKVLSGNTSNHCGLYLNQVFAPIFSPTPGHYTVPRFVSITTLTPGATIYVTTDGSLPTNQSTPYLSPTSIWLLAGKSIRAIAIKPGMDDSPIAEGIYSIIPVKTGQTISYAASDDASIGSGLPINYSAPKSDTVYPNDFTTLDNTTGILWKTCSQGLEGATCTINSPSVTTAGIATLTTSCNALNSANSGNGYAGYKTWRLPTMKELLSTNDASKNSLTILDPIALPATVNFAYWASTPYPPNASDAWYLDYSNSNSYATTNSNGYHGRCVASMPPIENPSFSDFGDGTVRDNATGLIWQKCSFGQNNDSTCSSAATPTNWATALTYCSSLTLGSKSWRLPNRNELVSLYDFTKAAGPTINQIVFPNTVSTANGYYWTSTTNAPGTTSAWYVNFTTTFNSIYDVYPKANTLNVRCVSE; from the coding sequence ATGAAACATAGATTCGGCCTCTCTTACAGAAACCGATCATTCTTTTGTATATTATTTCTAATCTTTTTTGTGAATTGCAAAAATCCAGATTTAGAAAACCTTTGCGATCCAAACGAAAATGCCTATTTTGAAACCATTTTATTCAAAGTCCTTTCTGGAAATACATCAAATCATTGTGGACTATATTTAAACCAGGTATTTGCACCTATCTTTTCTCCAACTCCAGGACATTACACAGTTCCGCGCTTCGTATCGATTACGACCCTTACTCCGGGAGCTACCATTTACGTCACTACAGATGGTTCACTTCCAACAAACCAATCTACCCCGTATCTATCGCCAACATCAATTTGGCTACTTGCGGGCAAAAGCATTCGGGCCATTGCAATCAAACCAGGAATGGATGACAGTCCAATTGCAGAAGGTATCTATTCAATCATTCCAGTAAAAACTGGTCAAACCATATCGTACGCCGCAAGTGATGATGCTTCCATTGGCTCCGGGCTTCCGATTAATTATTCTGCACCAAAATCGGACACAGTGTACCCAAATGATTTTACAACATTGGACAATACTACAGGAATATTGTGGAAAACCTGTTCACAAGGATTAGAAGGTGCAACCTGTACCATTAACAGTCCCAGCGTAACTACAGCAGGTATAGCGACTTTAACAACCTCTTGCAATGCACTTAATTCAGCAAATTCAGGAAACGGCTATGCTGGATACAAAACATGGCGATTGCCAACAATGAAAGAGTTGTTAAGTACTAACGATGCGAGTAAAAATTCACTAACGATCTTAGATCCAATCGCACTCCCAGCAACAGTAAACTTTGCTTATTGGGCCTCAACACCCTATCCTCCCAATGCATCTGATGCGTGGTATTTGGACTATAGTAATTCAAATTCGTATGCAACCACTAACTCCAATGGTTACCATGGTCGTTGTGTTGCCTCAATGCCACCGATAGAAAATCCATCCTTTTCTGATTTTGGAGATGGGACAGTGAGAGACAACGCCACTGGACTCATTTGGCAAAAATGTTCCTTTGGTCAAAATAATGATTCCACTTGTTCGTCAGCAGCGACTCCAACCAACTGGGCTACAGCACTTACTTATTGCAGTAGTTTAACATTAGGTTCTAAGTCATGGAGACTACCCAACCGCAATGAACTTGTTAGTTTGTATGATTTCACAAAAGCGGCAGGACCGACCATCAACCAAATAGTGTTTCCGAATACAGTATCTACAGCAAATGGATATTACTGGACATCAACAACAAATGCACCCGGAACCACAAGTGCATGGTATGTCAATTTTACGACAACATTCAATAGTATCTATGATGTTTATCCAAAAGCAAACACACTCAATGTTCGGTGTGTTTCTGAATAA
- a CDS encoding TetR/AcrR family transcriptional regulator, with translation MAKSVTEKSDLVLPLLELFCNYGIDGVSIAMVIKKTGLGKGSIYYFFPYGKPDMVEYVVMNAEDYLSEKMYILTEDKMKGKRGIEEFLNGFFNDKLFLTYIHFMSSLVLCNQKDNYIEQINLFYEDMTSKLAKVISKEGYSNSKAWNIAENVTISIYGSYLFSCSLQNQSYFTNRIKKLNKIVLENLKSK, from the coding sequence ATGGCAAAGTCTGTTACGGAAAAAAGTGATTTGGTTCTTCCATTGTTGGAGTTATTCTGTAATTATGGGATCGATGGTGTGTCAATCGCTATGGTAATAAAGAAAACCGGATTAGGGAAAGGAAGTATCTATTATTTTTTTCCTTATGGAAAGCCCGACATGGTTGAGTATGTTGTTATGAATGCAGAAGATTATCTTTCTGAAAAAATGTATATATTGACTGAAGATAAAATGAAAGGGAAAAGAGGGATTGAAGAGTTTTTAAATGGTTTTTTCAATGATAAGCTTTTTTTGACATATATTCATTTTATGAGTTCACTTGTTCTCTGTAATCAGAAGGATAACTATATAGAGCAAATTAATTTATTTTATGAAGATATGACTTCGAAATTAGCTAAAGTAATTTCGAAAGAAGGTTATTCTAATAGTAAGGCATGGAATATCGCAGAAAACGTTACTATATCTATTTATGGTAGTTATCTTTTTTCTTGTTCCTTGCAGAATCAAAGTTATTTTACGAATCGAATCAAAAAACTAAATAAAATTGTATTAGAAAATCTAAAGTCAAAGTAG
- a CDS encoding DUF4442 domain-containing protein has translation MKKNLIESFQPDPKWKWFEFLLGFKKSINLYCPFIGSGIKVIKHEKEKHQITVLLKLNFFNKGYMGTHFGGSLYSMCDPFYVYLLIKRLGNQYMVWDKRAEIDYIKQNSQSVTAKFEVTDIDIEKIKALLTVQKKINYTFMINVTDIQGNTIATVKKIIYIRKLATNEKSKIANRLN, from the coding sequence ATGAAGAAAAATTTAATCGAATCATTTCAACCAGATCCCAAATGGAAATGGTTTGAATTTTTGTTGGGATTTAAAAAAAGCATCAACCTTTATTGTCCGTTCATTGGATCTGGAATCAAAGTCATAAAACATGAAAAAGAAAAACACCAAATCACTGTTTTACTAAAATTAAATTTTTTCAATAAAGGTTACATGGGGACTCATTTCGGTGGCTCCCTATATTCCATGTGTGATCCATTTTATGTTTATTTATTAATAAAAAGGTTGGGAAACCAATATATGGTTTGGGATAAACGTGCAGAAATTGATTATATCAAACAAAACAGCCAATCAGTGACAGCTAAATTCGAAGTAACAGACATTGATATCGAGAAAATCAAAGCCCTTCTAACAGTCCAAAAAAAAATCAATTATACTTTTATGATAAACGTAACAGACATACAAGGTAACACAATTGCCACAGTTAAAAAAATTATATACATAAGAAAATTGGCAACTAATGAAAAATCAAAAATTGCGAATAGGCTAAATTAA